The Triticum aestivum cultivar Chinese Spring chromosome 5A, IWGSC CS RefSeq v2.1, whole genome shotgun sequence genomic sequence GATGCAGTTATTGTGATGCATGTGATCTATAGCGTTTATTTTTGGCCAAAACGTCTTGAGAAAAGGTGGTACCTAAGGCCAGTACATAATTAAGATCCTCCGacgcttaacatgcttcttgatgccGCTCATTGCAAGGAAGTGCTCTGGCTAAGACGATCAAGTGCTTGTGTGGCACATGAATGTAGAGGAAGGGAAACATGTAGACCATTAGTAGTAGCAACAAAGTAAGAAAGTGTCTGAGAGCGGTAGGACAGGGATAGGAGGGACGCTGAtggagttttttttttcttttatgcgcTGATGGAGTAGTTTGGAAGGTGACTTTTTTTTAGGGGTATTTGGAAGGTGACTGAAGCGacgcatttgggcattttaatgtCCACCCGAGACATGGCCCATGACTCTAAATGAGCGTGACCAACGAGCCGAGTGATGGGCCACATGAGAAACAAAACATCCCAAGGGGCCGAGTTACGAATCGCATTTGCACCAGTCGGTCCagatttttctcaaaaaaaaaaagtcgTTCCAGATTAGAGGAGCAGGTGTACTGGTAagcgattctcaaaaaaaaaaggtaACTGGTAAGCTCCTGAATTTCCGGAAGGAAGCGCATCAAAACGTTCAAATCCCAACAAAACCTAAGAAGTATCGGAGCGGTCGAGGCGGCCTGCATTAGCCGTCAGCAACGCCGACGCATCAAAATCTCCGCACCTCTATCCAATGGCGGAGGCCGCGGGCAGCAAGGCGGCGCAGCAGCAGCACCTCTGCTGCAGCATCTGCGCGGAGCCGACGGCGCCGTCGGAGTTCCACCGCGGCGGCAGCGCCTGCGCGCACGCCTTCTGCGGGGCGTGCATCACGGGCCACGTCCGCGCCAGGCTCGAGTCCGgtcccggcgccgccgccgccgtgcggtGCCTGGACGCGTCCTGCGGCGGCAATCTCGACCCGGAGCTGTGCCGCGCCGCGCTCCCGGCCGACGTGTTCGAGCGGTGGTGCGCCGCGCTGTGCGAGTCCATGTTCGTCGGGGCGCGCAGGACCTACTGCCCCTTCCCCGACTGCTCGGAAATGATGGTggccgacgacgacgaggaggaggacgatgacgaggagggtgATGGTGGGAAGCCCGTGACGCAGTCGGAGTGCCAGGTGTGCAGGCGGCTGTTCTGCGCCCAGTGCGCCGTGCCGTGGCACGCGGACGTCGACTGCGCCGCGTACAAGAGAGGGGACAGGAGCAGGGAGGACCTGATGCTGATGGAGATGGCCAGAGAGAAGAAGTGGAGGCGGTGCCCCAAGTGCGACTTCTTCGTGGCCAAACGAGATGGCTGCCTTCACATTATCTGTAGGTAAATATTGCGCTGCGCTTCCTCCTCTCCGGGTGACTGCATGCGGGGTTCAGAATTGCAACCAAAATTTGTCCACGTTCATTGAAGTTTACTCGGAACAGCTAAAAAATCACTGGGTACCGTAAAAGCAAGAGCTCGTTAACAGAGCATTGCAGGGGATAGGGATGACAGGCCCTGTTGGGATGGCTTTTTTGAGTTATTTTGAGTTATTTtgtgtagatattttttattaacCTCAAACCAGAGAAGCTTTCTTTGTGGAGTAATTGTTTAGTGGTACAGGTTGTTGGCGTTATTGCATGAAAGTCTTTGATGGCTAAAAAATTGATGGTTGCAAAATTGTACAGGTGTGACTTTGAGTTCTGCTATGGATGTGGCGCTAAGTGGGGCTCTGCTGGGTGTTCTTGTGATGACCAGGACCATGATGAgagtgaggatgaagatgatctcgtTGACATGTGAGCATGTGACCATTATGATATTTGTGTCGCATGCCTTGCTGTTATGGAATTCAGACGGGCTAGAGAAATATTTTGAAGTATTATATGGTCCGTACGTGCTAGGGAAATTGAAACACATAATGGTTTTGCTACAATGCAATTCTGAAATTTTTGTTGATATAGTAAACATTGTTATTCAGGATAGTGTGAAATTGTCACAACCCATCATATCTAACGCATATTTTGTTAGATATGTGCCCCAAAAGTAGCCAAAGAAATGATCATTTGTATTGATCACACTAGGATGGGAGCGGTCCCGCATATATGACACTGCGCTTCTGCAGTTCAACAAGCCCCACAGCTtcttggacccccccccccccccccccccccccaactctatctatctatctctcccgGGGATTTCTCCGTCCTCTCTATCGTCCACATGTGCAACATCTTTGTGAAGAATAGAGGCTCCTTCCACATCGTCAAAGAGTAGCTTCTGCGTGGTCGGCTGGTTGTTTAAGAGTGTAGGTGCACAAGAATGAGAAAAGGCTTGTAGTCATGGATTCAGGAAACCCTTGCAGAGTGATGCACTTAAATGGCACAAGTGAATTCAGAAAATTCTGCACCATGAATGTTGAGGACATGCATGGTGGAGAAAATGAGATTCATATTCATTGCTATGTGTTAAATGACATGGTTCTAGCTAGCCAGGATCCCTGACGAGTCGTTCTATTTTACAAATATAATAATATTATATGAGGAACCTTCTAATATTAAATTTTTGGTGATAAATTAACTTCACCTTGGGTGCAAATGTCCATGCTTATGTGTGCAAAATCATTCAATCAATTCCTCAGTCATTCAGTTTAGTCACATACATGATACCATGCCACAGTGGAATTGCTTTTAGGTACATAAAGCAATACATTAAATGATGAATTGTAAATCAGAAATTTAGAAAAGCGTTAGGTTACCGGGCAAGCCCTCGCTTAGCCTGGTCCAGCAAGGAAGCGTAGGATTCGGTTCCTGGGCAAGATTACCTCGTTACCGGCGAACATTCAAATAGTTACCGTCCCATTAGGAAAAAGGTGGCTATCAAAGCAATTTGGTGTCACCAGTGCTTCATCCCGATCCTGCTCCATATTTCTTCGCCTGGCTCTTGGAAAAATGCGTGGCCTCTTCCTGTGTCAGCCTCTTCCTATGTCAAGTTGTTTGCCTGTTATCTCAGGATGTAGACCAAGAAGATATGAAACATGGATCAACACACTGTAAACAACAGTAACTAGGTTCTCGGACAATGCGGCCATGGGTTTTCCTGGTACCACTCATTCCTAGTTAGAACGGTATGTGATGTGTATGTGTCTTCTGTTTGGTTGTCGGCTTCTCATATATCTTTGCTCGATTAATCAAGGGCTCAGCCCAAAGGTGTCATCACTGAAAAAACTAGCGCGCTATAACGTCGTTAATAGCGTGTAGAGAATTGCTACGCTAAATTAAATTGTGTAcaatgtctcgctaatagcacgttatagcacgctatagcgcgcTAATAGCATATTTCAGGGGccgcgctatttttttcattgggtgtcataagtgtgtgtatatattaGGTGTCCACAAGGCTAACATGTTTTTTTTTCCGAAAAGGACAAGGCTAACATGTACCGTAATGTATTTGTGTACCGTATAAACAATGTCCTTTGCACATATTAGGGGATACAATTACAATTCCTGGAGGAAAAAAAGATGATGACGATGCGTGCGGCGCCTGTGGCGACCGCCGCGAAGATGGCGGCCTCCGCCGGCCCTGGGCGTAGGCACGTCGGCGGCCGGTTTTGGGCGCTTGcggattcagaggatgaagatgatgacgacggGATCTGGGTCGGAGATTCGCCGGAGTTGTATTCGCCAACGACTTCCGACATAATCTGTGAAGCTTTCAATCCCGGTTATTCGGAGGAGGAAGTTGCCATGGTTGTGGACGACGTCGTGCCTTGCAATGATCCGGCGCGGGAGGGACTTAACCCTGAGGATAAGGTGGAGATCGTTCGACGGATTGTTCACCGGAGGACGGCGGCTTCCGCGCTCCGGCCATGGAAAGGACCAATTCCCAAGGTATGCCTCCAGCCCATTACTTTGTCGGATTTCTTCCTGCCGGATTCGTGGACGCGGGTGACTAGAAAGAAGAGACGGAATGGCCGGCCGGTGGTGGCGCAGCCGGCGTCGGCAACCTCCGCGGCGGCTCAGATACGAGCGGCCAGGGAGCAGCGTTTGAATCTGCTGCTGGGCTTTCCTGGGCCGGCGGGTGAGCGGGCCTGCGTTGGCAtgtctgggtatgtggcccagcaTGCCAGCTGCGAGGCAGGGCGGGCCGGATTGAACGATCCTGGGCATGAGGCCCAGGTAACATCGTTAGTCGCTACGGAGGACGTAGCCGCATCTGTCTCGCCGCCTCATTCTCCTCCTGATCGATCTCCACCTGCGCCTGCGCCTAGGGTTCGTCGAGCTCGTGCGGTTCCCAGGCTTCGTACGTGCGGGACTGGCCGTGCTGCATGTATACCGCCTCTCGCTGCCATggctgggtgggggggggggggtggtccaACTGGACCGAAGCCGCCGGCCGGGGCCGTGCCGGTCGGCCGTGGTGGTGTTGCGGCTACTGGACAGGAGCAACTAGGCGCGGCTGGGAATGCGCCGGCCGGTGCGGGTCGCGGTGGCGGTGCGCCAGGTCTCAGAACTCCGGTGGCAGGGGCCGGCCGTGGCACCGTATAGGCAGCCGGTGGTGGCCAGTGCGGCGCCCGTTGCCGCGGGGCGTGGTGGACTGAGGCCGCCTATGCATGTTCCGGCGGCAGTGACTACCGCGGGTCGGGGTGGAACGGTGCCTGTCCCGGCGCCTGGTCATCAGCCTCGGGCTGTGCTGCCGCCGCACCACATCGCGAGGCCGGTGCAGAAGCGGCCTGGACCGGTTCAGACACATGCACTGCCACCTCGGACCGCTAATGGAGGGGCGGGAGTGCCGCGTGACACAGCTAACAGTGGAACTAGCGGACCGCCCCGGGGTCAATGGGGAGATGGTGGTTACAATGCTTATGGTGATGGCCAACACCGTGGTTCCTCGTCGACGGGTGGTGGCCGCGGATATGCTTGGCAGAGTGATGGTAATGCCGAGAGGCCTTTTCTCGGTCCTCCGGGTGGTTTTGTTGAGGGGGCGTCTGGCCCTGACTATCGGCAGCAGGGCGGATACCGCGGTCATCGTGATGGTCGAGGTGGTCGGTTCCGTCATCGGCAGCCTCCTCCACCTGTGGCCGTCGAGCAGACGGTCGTCGCCGGAGTTGCGGAGTCGCCGGTTTTGTCCGGTCATGCCATGGATGTGGTGACAGCGCTCGCCAACGCTGAGATACCTGGGACTGAGACTATGGAGTCCGCTTCAGTGACGGTGGCAGACATGGCTGATTTGGATagggcgtccaagtgggcgcgcaagaaggagaagatgttgtGCTACTGTTGTGGAGAAAAGGGTCATTTTATTGCCGAATGCGTGGCTGAGCTATGTGATTCTTGTGGCAAGCCGGCTCATGATACCGGGGAATGCCCGATTTTGTGTGATCAGATGCCGTCCCTTAGTATGTATGGAGTGTACTGTGCTGAGCTCACGTTCTTTGAGTCTCCTAGCGTGAGGGAGATTCCTGAGGAGACCCAGAGTTTGACCATTGGGGTTGTGAAAGTAACCAAAGGAGAGGTCTCTGAGTCCCAGATTGTGCAGAGGCTGAAGGAGTTAGCTCCAGGTGACTTCCAGTGGGAGCTCGTTAGTCTCGAGGCCAACATGTTTAGGGTTGAGTTCCCTTCGGTTGAGGATTTGCAGAGACTTCTGAGTTTTGGGCTGTGCAGAGTTCCTGGCACAGAATGTATCCTCGAGTTCCACGAGTAGAAGAAGGTCGAACCTCAGGGTAAGCCTCTTACTCAAGTTTGGCTACGTTTTTCCGGGGCTCCCTCGAAGCCCATGCAGGATGCTAGGGTCGTGGCTAGCTTGGGCATTATGGTGGGGAAAACCGAGAtagttgtcggggatataccccgcggtatgacccgaccggaattatgacccggccggacttggcgactcaccagagacctggctgtACCTTGGCGACTCACTGGCAACCCGCCCGGACCTGGCAATTTACAGGCAAACCCGCTTGAGCATTGTggctcactggagacccggcgggcggatcagacggacgacaaggcccaaggcccagcaggccggcttatactctggtggtTCGGTTTAAGAGAAAGTATAAGAAATATTCCCTTATAAAGGAAGCAATACTaagactccacttgtaatagagtaattttaatcctactaggactagtcatgtaacccgtccgttcaacttatataaggaggggcagggctccccaaagagggacaaacaATAAACAAGAAACAacctctagggctagacacaaagggggaaacaacatgtagggctattaccggacgatatttcccggggcccgaagctgtctaaatccttgtcttgtgcgttgatccgccctgcgtctctcgtcccgctcaacctctctcaagctactacatagatgcgttggcctcgcgagtaagtcttcacactaaggacatctgccatgacaattccacgacagttggcgttcACCGTGAGGCCAGCGCACGAtagtgatgagttcttgaagggatctctcctaAGGTTCGAGAAGCTCGCAATTTTGTTGGACGAGGAAAAGCCGACAAATTCATTGTTTTCTGATCTAAGGCATGATTAACTTTGCAGCCAGCGTATATGAGGTTGAGATAAAAAATTAGGGTTTGCCGTTCTGATCCGCCTCGCCTCTCATCCGCCGAGTCCCTCAAATTACTACTAGTGGGATACAGGCTCAGGTCACGAAGTGGTTTAGTTTTGCGAGCCGACAGGAATACAAACAAAAGCAAGTTCAGTCCGCTGTCGCTGTGtttccaccgcgcgaccccaaacgaacgtccgctttgtccggattctgtctgtttgggtagggatttggtgtcgtgtccgggcgtgtcctgggatgcggtggccgtgcgcccaccGCCCGGCCGCatcccggccgcatcctgtccgtgTATTATTTTTTTGCAAGTCCTTAACTTtatttcatcattcatttttggtacatggaaaatgcatcatcacattttgactagtaaagtaagaccaaaaaaaataagaacaaaaataatacattttagaagatagccaacttccataactgccccCTTGAGTTAGGTTAGGGCCTTCTTGATGCACTCATTGCTGATCTGTGGAGGAGGCTTGATCTggcatcctcctttcttcttcaagccagaagtagatgttgcttcctcagacctagtctcgtgtctagcctctaatctagcaacaagtgcacttgtctcatttacaacctctatgctagctaaaagtgcacgaatatgtactaaatttcgctctatcaatatatcgatatactcttcttcccaatacccaaacttgcatccattccgcacaacaaaatttgaaattagcacaactagtcaaacctagagcacaaaccgaagctaaaaaaagcgcataccccatcgtttaagcacttgatgaacacccatccgggatgttctggCGTTGTAGAGACGCGGCACACGGccatccttgggcagtggtcgcacttaatgagtgaCAATGATGCGCCggcgagcttttgggcaagcaccgagcccggccggccgccattcgtgtatctgccggcggcccaccgacggtgcagatccgagcggctagaggaggagccactgcctgcatgtggccttgcgcgCGAGGTGCCCGACCAGTCCATGGCACGGCCAGGCCTCCCACAACCggccgagctcaagaccgaccggatccgccccaaaaccggccggcgggtgcgcaaaccaggtggccgtggttgggtagctcggcggcgccgaggggaaggggttgggcgagctcgcgtccgaactgcacggctacaatggcagcggcggcggcggcagcgagggaaagagtggggaagagtggagggggtgcggccggagggagggagggggacgGATAGAAAAAGGCTCGTCTTGTACCACCGGCGAGCGGGCCAGGAGAGGACACGCGCAGACTTGGGCCGCATATGGGTCaaaagcggacacaaagcggacaaaagtctgtttgctcccgcgcgctgggccgccttttttgtttttttttacctCAAACAGACGGgaccggacaggatagggtcgcgcggtggagttggccttatgcTGCTGCTCTCGACATAGTGCAAGTCCTGAAGGGATTAAACTGCTATTAAAAAAAGGGCAGCGCATATAGCAATTGCGGATCGGGTCCATGTAGAGAAGGAATTTGCTGGCATCAATTGAAAAGAATTAGAAAGACCAGAAACAAAAAGACTGTCCGATtgacagtagtactactacttgaTGGGCACGAAGATGAAGACTGCATTAATTAATACTAGCACTTTGGTGTTCAGCTAGAATGATTACTTCACACGTGAAGATCTTTACATTAGATGGGACCGGCTGCTTTTTGTTGGAACAGTCAATCATTATTCGTCAAAGCAAAAAGGGGAGGGGCAGGAAAACTAGCGCTCCACTGTAAAGGAAAAGGAAAGGAAGCAACAAGTTAATTTGGAAGGGTTATGGCCACACGAACTTGATCACTGattgagtatttaaccaaaaactatcaCATTTGCCGGAAacgtgacagaaaactaccactctacgtttttgtgcgaaaaactaccaaATTTTTCCTaagccgtggcaaaaaactaccaactcGCGTAATCGCTCGCTTTGCCCGCGCTAACCCCTAttctgaccggttgggcccgccaACAGTTGCCACGCGGGCTAACTGACGCCCGGCGCGCGCGGACGGCCGTTAACGGCCCGTCCCCTGTCGGAACGGCCGCTGTCGGTCGGGTCAATAAGTGAGagcgagcgagctcagccactcgCTCATTCTCTTCCTCCTCGCTCGCTCTCACTCGTCCTCATGCTCTCCCCTCTCCCTGGTGCTCTGAGCTAGGTCAGcctgtcgccgtcgccgccgcggccatTGCTGCCGGTAGAAGTTGAGGATGCCATCCTGGAATGACAAGGAGAGCTCGGACGAGGACATCAACATGGTTTCAATGGATCCTCAGCTCTTTGTAAGTGCATAATGGTGGAAcagagttagggttagggttagttcatccaagTTGGAGATTCCAAGTTGCTTTAGGTTTGATTCGAAGTTTCTTTTGCAGGAAACCCCTGACAGTGTGGTGGAACCATCTTTCTGTGGTTCTTACACTGAATCTGAGCCGACGTGCGTGATGCATCATCAGAGGCCGAAGAAGATGGTGGCTTTTGAAGGTGCTTTGACTGGGAGGCGATTCCTGGGTTGTCCTGTGCAGCAGGTATTAAATCTTGTTTTGCTGGTGGAGATGTGTGGTGCAGCATGTGGTGCAGAGATGTGTGATGTGCAGAGATGTGTGTTGTAGTTAACTGAATTCAATACATGACTGAACCTTAGAACACCTACATGCAAAGATCTTTAGTGTACTGTGAACTGAATGTATTAGTTAGGTGTTTACTGAATATAGCTGTTACCTAAAAAAGAACAGAGTTAAATGAATTTATATCTACTGCTAAATATAGTTGTTAACTGAATTTATGTCTGATGCTAATTCAGAGAGCATATTGATGTAGGTGTGAACTTTGGTTATCTGTACTAAGTTTGTTACTAAGTGATTTGTGCTTAATTATAAATAATTGCTTCTGTAGGATGTAGGTGTGAACTGTGGGGTTGTGGAGTGGGTGGATGGTCCTTGGCCAGAGATTCTACAAAGGTGCCTAACAAGGATTTGGGACATGTACCATGAGCAGAACTTGGGGAGGGTGCAGGACAAACAAGCCCATGAGAAAGAGGTGGCCAAGCTACAGAAGGAAATTGATTTCCTGTCAAACAACTACAGCCAGTTGGTGGAAGATTTATCCAAGCTTTTTGACTATCAAGATGGCAagatgtctcatgacatggactTTACCAGTCAGGAAATCAATGATCTAAATGCAAAGAAGAAGCAACTTGAGGATCAAGCAAAGATTGAGATAAGTATGGAAAAGATGAAGCTTGCCAAGGAGCAAAGGTGCATTCTTCAAAGCCAAGCAGATATCATTCAGAACATGAGGAAGGCCATGAAggaagtggagggggacagggacctacttaagaaagagaagaagaagctggagtatCTGATTGCTGATCCGGTCAATGCTGGGCATGCCAGCAAAGATAAGCTGGAGAGGATCAAGGCAATTATGAATGAGTGAAGTTCTTGGTGTGTGGGTTAAGTAATTAGTAGGCCTATATATATAGCTGGCCTTGGAATGTCATGCATGTTAGGTGTATATTTTGggaaagttttatgtgctttcagaATGGTATGAGGGAGGGAGGTACTCTTATGGTTTAAGAACTAGTTGGTTTTATCTATGATGTAATGACTTTTATGTTAAGACCTACTATGCTAAGTGAGTACTCATGCTAAGTTAATTAAGTAAGAATGTTTTATCTATGATGAGTctgttttactctgcatatatcatGTGTGGATAACTGACAGTAGTGACATAGTTGGAAGTAGAAAGCAGCAAGTAACATATATAGCAAAGTGCAAGTAGCTTAGATAGTGTGACAAATAACTTAACATATGTAGCAAGTAGCAACTAACATATATAGATAATCTGACATAGATAGATAGTACTACCATTCATAGTCTGACATAGATAGCAACTAGTAGTAGATAGTGCCTGACATAGATAGCAAGTAGATAGTGCTGACGAATCTGAGCCTAGGAACATACTGAACTTATGAAAGTCCAggactgacgaaactgaatttttttgcaCTGAACTAACTGAAGGCAGcacttcactcctccttcttcagcATCTTCAGGCGATGGGAGCGGCGCACTGCAGTcacggccgccctcttcttcttgccCGGCGCCGGCTCCACCACATCTTCCTCGCCGCCATCTTGTTCTTGCTTCACCACGACGCCGTCTGGGAGATCGACCTCCGGCAGCGCATCCACGTGGATTGGGAGGTTCCTGTCCCCCTCCACGACGTCGAGGACGGGAGCCAGCAGCTGCACTTCAGGCTCGTCGTCGGAGAGGACGACGACCTCATCCACCTCGTCAGATTCGTCAGACGACTCGTCCTCATCATCTTCACTGGACTCGTCGTCAGAGGACTCGTCGTCTGAAGACTCGCCGTCAGAGTCGTCGGAGGGGTCAAGGACCCATGGATTGCGCCTGTCCCAGTAGGCGTTGTTGATTGGGGCTGGGAGcgcgaggacggcgtcggtgacgtggtccgcggcggccggcggcgtggtggatgagcggtacatccaccaTCGGGCGCGTTGCCTGGGGTCGGGGGAGCGCTCCACCTCGCGCATCGCCCACAGCAGAAGGGATGGCGGCGGGATGGTGCGGCCGGCAGGGAAGGCGCGCTGCTTTTCAGCAGCTGTCATCACCTTCACGAGGCCGCGGGCGTGGTTCCTCATCATCGCTAGACAGGGGAACCAGCGCACGATCTCCCTGTACTGCGCACGCATCTCCTGGTTGTTGCCGGCGAGAGCTTCGATGGCCAGCTGCCAGTCCATGGCGACGGCGGTGGCTGTGGTTGTCAGCGGCGATTTCGACAGGAGAGA encodes the following:
- the LOC123101619 gene encoding uncharacterized protein, with the protein product MPSWNDKESSDEDINMVSMDPQLFETPDSVVEPSFCGSYTESEPTCVMHHQRPKKMVAFEGALTGRRFLGCPVQQDVGVNCGVVEWVDGPWPEILQRCLTRIWDMYHEQNLGRVQDKQAHEKEVAKLQKEIDFLSNNYSQLVEDLSKLFDYQDGKMSHDMDFTSQEINDLNAKKKQLEDQAKIEISMEKMKLAKEQSKDKLERIKAIMNE
- the LOC123107911 gene encoding probable E3 ubiquitin-protein ligase ARI8 codes for the protein MAEAAGSKAAQQQHLCCSICAEPTAPSEFHRGGSACAHAFCGACITGHVRARLESGPGAAAAVRCLDASCGGNLDPELCRAALPADVFERWCAALCESMFVGARRTYCPFPDCSEMMVADDDEEEDDDEEGDGGKPVTQSECQVCRRLFCAQCAVPWHADVDCAAYKRGDRSREDLMLMEMAREKKWRRCPKCDFFVAKRDGCLHIICRCDFEFCYGCGAKWGSAGCSCDDQDHDESEDEDDLVDM